A section of the Primulina eburnea isolate SZY01 chromosome 1, ASM2296580v1, whole genome shotgun sequence genome encodes:
- the LOC140834685 gene encoding protein NUCLEAR FUSION DEFECTIVE 4 yields the protein MVIATADTWSRSNLLAFGVTVIRGRWFSLFASFLIMAGAGATYLFAVYSKEIKSSLGYDQTTLNLLGFFKDLGANVGVLSGLIAEVTPTWFVLLIGSAMNFAGYFMIWLSVTGKISKPKVWQMCIYICIGANSQNFANTGALVTSVRNFPENRGVMLGLLKGFTGLSGAILTQIYLAVYGNDSKSLILLIAWLPAALSVVFVYTIRAMPVVRNPNGLKIFYQFLYVSIVLALFIMVMTIVEKMVAFSQAAYAASATVVCALLFVPLLIAIREESIIWTKKNLPINSNPPQIAIESSPVQDTPPAASKSENKPNDPPCFADIFNKPERGEDYTILQALSSTDMMILFLATFCGLGSSLTAVDNLGQIGESLGYPTKTIKTFLSLLSIWNYFGRIFSGFVSESLLAKYKFPRPLMMTLILFLSCIGLLLIAFPFKGSVYFASMIIGFSFGAQLPLIFAIISELFGLKYYSTLFNCGQLASPLGSYILNVKVTGPLYDKEALKELAKKGMTRSSVKELTCIGSQCYRLAFVILASITFFGALSSLILVARTRKFYKGDIYKKFRDEADQAEMGVSISK from the coding sequence ATGGTCATTGCCACCGCAGACACTTGGAGCCGCAGCAACCTGCTGGCCTTCGGAGTCACCGTGATTCGTGGCCGATGGTTTTCCCTTTTCGCGTCTTTTCTCATCATGGCCGGAGCAGGAGCAACATATCTCTTTGCAGTTTACTCCAAAGAGATAAAATCCTCTCTTGGATATGATCAAACAACCCTCAATCTCCTAGGTTTCTTCAAGGATCTTGGTGCCAACGTTGGAGTGTTGTCTGGCCTCATAGCTGAGGTAACTCCAACATGGTTTGTGTTATTAATCGGATCTGCCATGAATTTTGCAGGGTATTTCATGATATGGCTTTCTGTCACGGGCAAGATTTCAAAGCCGAAAGTGTGGCAGATGTGTATCTACATATGCATTGGGGCAAATTCCCAGAATTTTGCGAATACAGGTGCTCTTGTTACTTCTGTGAGAAATTTTCCAGAAAATAGAGGCGTTATGTTAGGTTTGCTAAAGGGCTTTACAGGATTGAGTGGTGCGATTCTTACGCAGATTTATCTGGCTGTCTATGGAAACGATTCTAAATCACTTATTCTTTTGATTGCTTGGCTTCCAGCTGCTTTGTCTGTGGTTTTTGTGTACACAATCCGTGCGATGCCCGTAGTTAGGAACCCGAATGggcttaaaatattttaccagTTTCTGTATGTGTCCATTGTGCTTGCGTTGTTTATAATGGTGATGACTATAGTAGAGAAAATGGTGGCTTTCTCACAGGCGGCATATGCAGCAAGTGCCACTGTAGTATGTGCCTTACTCTTTGTCCCTCTTCTGATAGCCATTAGGGAGGAATCGATAATTTGGACCAAAAAGAACCTCCCCATAAATTCGAATCCTCCTCAGATAGCCATAGAGAGTTCACCTGTCCAAGATACTCCACCTGCTGCCTCAAAGTCAGAAAATAAACCAAATGACCCACCTTGCTTTGCCGATATATTCAATAAACCAGAAAGAGGAGAAGATTACACCATCTTGCAAGCACTTTCGAGCACCGATATGATGATTCTGTTTCTCGCAACTTTTTGTGGCCTGGGATCGAGCTTAACAGCCGTAGACAACTTGGGACAGATTGGGGAATCATTAGGATATCCAACAAAAACGATAAAAACGTTCTTATCCCTTCTCAGTATATGGAACTACTTTGGCAGAATTTTCTCAGGATTTGTGTCTGAAAGCCTTCTCGCCAAGTACAAATTTCCAAGACCTCTTATGATGACTTTGATCCTATTCTTGTCCTGCATTGGCCTTTTACTCATCGCATTTCCATTCAAGGGTTCCGTCTATTTTGCATCAATGATCATTGGTTTCTCATTTGGTGCTCAATTGCCACTAATATTCGCCATAATTTCTGAACTTTTTGGCCTGAAATACTACTCTACCTTATTCAACTGTGGTCAACTGGCTAGTCCACTCGGCTCCTACATTTTGAATGTGAAAGTTACGGGACCCCTTTATGATAAAGAGGCATTGAAGGAGTTGGCGAAGAAGGGGATGACAAGATCATCTGTGAAAGAACTGACTTGCATTGGCAGTCAATGCTACCGACTGGCATTTGTGATTTTGGCCTCAATCACGTTCTTTGGGGCCCTTTCGTCTCTGATCTTAGTGGCAAGAACGCGCAAATTTTACAAAGGTGATATTTACAAGAAGTTCAGGGATGAAGCTGATCAGGCAGAGATGGGTGTATCGATCAGCAAATGA